From Lycium ferocissimum isolate CSIRO_LF1 chromosome 12, AGI_CSIRO_Lferr_CH_V1, whole genome shotgun sequence, one genomic window encodes:
- the LOC132039120 gene encoding putative late blight resistance protein homolog R1B-8, with protein sequence MAYAAVVSLVQTLKQLMQQKPRWVIGDTRKMVESLLDSIGYFKNFLEKIYMRRQASGKFEESEREIRIAVNDVENVIELKIYDYNQLEHCSRVGLPCQPLCDDLPPLVEKIDIVKRKMVRNSFATNEDLQPRDSLLGQSSSRDVANLNLENVVVSLEDDLMKIMRRLIGPPSGQESRFVARNSFLYFSTENEVENESYRLAVRDEIKESSDDQLMDMIYKKLKCQRYLLIMDDIWSKDIWYLITRVFPGDNNGSRIILTSRHKEVAEHTDPDSNPHEMSLVNSDNSWKLLHDKVFSSQHVCLPEVANIGKQVAQKCRGLPLALLVVAGHLSKISRT encoded by the exons ATGGCTTATGCAGCTGTGGTTTCTCTCGTTCAAACTTTGAAGCAACTCATGCAGCAAAAGCCACGTTGGGTAATTGGTGATACTAGAAAAATGGTGGAATCTCTCCTTGATAGTATTGGATATTTCAAAAACTTTCTTGAGAAGATTTACATGCGAAGGCAAGCAAGTGGAAAGTTCGAAGAGTCTGAGAGAGAGATTAGAATTGCAGTGAACGACGTAGAGAATGTGATTGAACTAAAGATATATGATTATAATCAACTGGAGCACTGTTCAAGAGTTGGATTGCCATGCCAGCCTTTATGCGACGACTTGCCTCCCCTTGTAGAAAAGATTGATATTGTGAAGAGGAAGATGGTGAGAAATAGCTTTGCAACAAATGAGGATCTGCAGCCCAGGGATTCTTTGCTAGGTCAGTCATCATCTAGAGATGTTGCAAATCTGAATCTTGAAAACGTTGTCGTGAGTCTTGAAGATGACTTGATGAAAATCATGCGAAGACTGATAGGGCCACCTTCTGGtcaagaaagt AGATTTGTGGCTCGAAATTCTTTCCTGTATTTCTCAACTGAAAATGAGGTCGAAAATGAGAGTTATCGATTGGCTGTGAGAGATGAGATTAAAGAAAGTAGTGATGATCAGCTGATGGATATGATATACAAAAAGTTAAAGTGTCAGAGGTATCTTCTGATCATGGATGATATTTGGAGTAAAGACATATGGTATCTTATAACAAGAGTATTTCCAGGTGATAACAATGGGAGTCGCATTATTTTGACTAGTAGACACAAAGAGGTTGCTGAGCACACAGATCCTGATAGCAATCCTCATGAGATGAGCCTAGTAAATTCAGATAATAGTTGGAAGTTACTTCATGATAAGGTGTTTAGTTCACAACATGTTTGTCTCCCTGAAGTAGCGAATATTGGAAAGCAAGTAGCACAAAAGTGCCGAGGACTACCTTTAGCTCTTCTTGTGGTTGCAGGGCATCTCTCCAAAATTTCTAGAACATAA
- the LOC132039121 gene encoding uncharacterized mitochondrial protein AtMg00860-like gives MAKARKCVFAARRVEYLGHYFSPEEVATYHKKIEVVQGSTGYYRRSMQGCGVISKPLTELLKKENFNSNQQSTEAFNRLKKPSQQLQYSSFQIFLDICGGDRCIQFLALEQC, from the exons ATGGCCAAGGCAAGAAAGTGTGTATTTGCTGCTAGAAGAGTAGAATACTTGGGGCATTACTTTTCACCAGAAGAAGTAGCAACATATCACAAGAAAATAGAAGTTGTACAAG GGTCTACAGGGTACTATAGAAGATCCATGCAAGGGTGTGGAGTTATTAGCAAACCCTTGACTGAGTTGctgaagaaagaaaattttaactCGAATCAACAATCAACTGAAGCATTTAACAGACTCAAAAAGCCCTCACAACAGCTCCAGTACTCATCTTTCCAGATTTTCCTTGACATTTGTGGTGGAGACAGATGCATTCAATTTTTGGCATTGGAGCAGTGTTAA